From a region of the Chitinophagaceae bacterium genome:
- a CDS encoding transposase — NPVRAGLVAEPEHYLYSSTSNYAGMISLIDVECVF, encoded by the coding sequence AAACCCGGTACGAGCCGGATTGGTAGCAGAACCTGAACATTATTTATATAGCAGTACTTCTAATTATGCCGGTATGATTAGTTTGATTGATGTAGAATGCGTATTTTAA